A window of Marinobacter sp. F4206 genomic DNA:
AGTTTCTGTAACCGGCCCGCCACCGACCAGGTGTCGGACAGCAGCAGTTTCACCAGCGATTTTTCTTTATCCGGCGAGCGGCCCCAGAACAGGGAAACCGGAACGATCTGGACGTCCTCGTCCGGATGCTCAAGACCGTATCGGATCAGTGCCTCGAATTCGGTAGTCAGCACCGGCGTCTGCCGCCGACGAAACAGGCCGCCTGTGCGGCGATACAGGAAAAAGAACGAGTGGGACGGCCCGTTTTTCACGGGCAGTGCATCGGTGGCGCCCGGCAGGCCGGCGCGTATGACCTCCTGCTCGAGGACCAAACGGTTGGACAGTGAGCTGTACTGGAGCACGTAGCAGACCGGCCTGTCCGGATCCAGACCCAGGGCTTCCAGGCTATTGCCGCTGACGTCCGTCCTGACCCACAGGAACAATATCTTGCGGAGAATGGTCAGGATCAGGCTGCGAATGCCCTGGTAAAGTCGCATAAAGTGTTGCTCCGGTGAATCAGACAGGGGCCAAGTTTACTTGGTTGAGTACGGTGCGGAAAGCCACTGATCTTACTGGACCTGTCACGCAGTGTGGTACATTTCAGCTTGGCCCATTCATCACGCAGGTGTGAACAGACGATGGCGATCTCGAACGCAGACTGGACTCCGGGCTGGACCACGACCCCGCCGCAGGCAGGAGACCGGCTGCTGGCTATTTCAGGTTCAAACATCCTCAAGCCGGACGACGGCTGGCTCCTTTCCTGGGAAGCCGTCGGGCACTCCGACGCCATCGGCGAGGCCGTGTCGCTTGGCTCCGTGGACGGCAAGCGTGTCTATGTCACGGAACTGGAGGACGATGCCGGATCCGGGCTTGACCCCGTGGCGCTCAGAGATGCCCTGTTAATGATGGAGGAGGCCCCCGCAGAACTGTTGAGCACCGGATTTCAGGTCTGGCAATGGTGGCGTGACCACCGGTATTGCGGCCGTTGTGGACTGGAAACCGGGTTTCACCCTCAGGAACGGGCAAAATGGTGCGATCCCTGCGGCATTCCCTGGTACCCGAGACTCGCGCCGTGCGTGATAGTCGTTATTCGACGGGATGACCGGCTGCTGCTTGCGAGGTCAACCCGGGCCCGGCATCACTTTTACAGTCTGATTGCCGGCTTCGTCGAGCCCGGTGAAAGCCTGGAAGGCGCTGTCGCCCGAGAGGTGAAAGAGGAAACTGGCCTCGACATAACCAACGTCCGGTATCAATCGTCCCAGCCCTGGCCGTTTCCACACCAGCTGATGGTGGGTTTTTTCGCCGACTATGCCGGTGGGGATCTTGTCCTTCAGGAGGATGAGTTGGCGGATGCTGACTGGTATTTGCCCGGGGACACCCCGCCGGTGCCGCCACAAACCACCATTGCCGGTCGCCTGATCCGGGCCATGGAGAGCGAGATTTCCCGTGGAGGAATAGCCCTTTGAAGACGGATTCTGTCCCCAGGGTTCTGGTGTTTGATTCCGGAGTTGGCGGCCTGAGCATAGCCGCCAGTGTCGTCCGGCACTTGCCGGGAACGGAACTGGTCTACCTTGCCGATAATGCCGGGTTTCCTTACGGCGACCAGCCCGAGTCGGTGGTCATCGAGCGGTGTTGTCGATTGACGGGCGAGGCTCTGGCCCAGTACCCGTGCGACATCATCATCGTGGCCTGTAATACGGCCAGCACCGTGGTTCTGCCCCACCTCCGTGCCATAACGTCGACACCGGTGGTCGGCGTGGTGCCTGCGATCAAGCCGGCCGCGGCCAGAACCCGGAATGGTCGCATTGGTCTGCTCGCAACTCCGGCCACGGTGCGCCGACCCTACCTGGATAATCTGGTCGACGAATTTGCCGGACACTGCCAGGTTGAACGTATCGGCCATCCTGATCTGGTGCGCTGGGTGGAAGAGTCGGTGAGCGGTGTGGACGTGCCCCGCCGTGAGCTTTCCGAAGCGGTCGCCGGTTTTCACGAGGCGGGCGTGGACACGGTGGTATTGGGATGCACCCATTATCCGTTGTTACTGGAAGCGCTTCGGGACGTCCTGCCCGGAGTGGCGTTCTGGGTGGATTCCGGAGAAGCCATTGCTCGGCGGGTTGCCTTTTTGCTGGGCGAGCTGGGTAAGGCTGGTGATGCGGTCCCGGAGGCGGTTCCTGGCGAGTCGCCGGTGCGGGCCGCACTGTTTTCCGGTCCGGCACCCGAGGGCTTGGCCGGCTTCATGACCAACCTGGGGCTGCGTCCACGGACGGTAATTGCCCACTGGCCGGTTCAGGCCAAGCCAGTTACAACAGTCGCGTCAGTTTGAACATGGCCAGAAACTCAAGGGCAGGAATGGCCCGCTTGTGGCAGCAGTAGGTTTTGAAGCTGTCGCCCCTGAAGCGTGACTTGGTGAATTCCAGGCCTTTGAAGTTATAGAGGAAATTCCCCTTCTCGTAGACCAGGTGCAGAAGTCGTTTCAGCGACCGGCTTTCCTGATGCTCGGTGGCGGCATCCAGTGACAGCGGAATCAGGCCAAGATCAAGGTAGGGGACGCCCTCGGCCTTGAATACGTCCATGGCATGAGCCATCAGGGTATAAAAAATGCCTTGACGGAAATCGGCATTGGCCCGGGAGATGTTCGGCACGTAGCTGATGATCTCATTGTTGCGGTAGATCGGGTCGAAATAGATAAAGCCTACGGCCCTGTCACCCTCATAGGCGTAGAAGTGACGTTCATTCTCCCGGTATTCCATCTCCATCGGGCGAATCAGGAAACGGATCTCGTTGCTCTTGCACTTCCGGGTCCGGATCCAGGCCTCCGAAATTTCCCGGGTATGGTCATCGCTGAACCGCTCCTTGACCGTGATGTTATTTTTCTCAGCCTGGTTCAGGGCGGTGCGAAGGATCTGTTTTTTCTTGCCGGTCAGGGACCACTTGCGCAGATCAATGCGGGATTCGCTGCCGAACTGGGTGCCATAGAGACCGAATCGAAGGTGCATGAAATCCACCACCGGTTTGGATACCTGGATGTAGCTGGCGTTCGGGAAGCGGTTGTGAAAATGTTCGAGAATGACCGCAAAATTCTCCGGGGCACAGACCGGATCAGATAACACGAAGGTTCCCCCCCACTTGCGCATGTAGGCAAGATAGCCAACCCCGGGCACGTCGAAATACTGCATGCCCGGCTGCAGGGTTGAGAAGGACTGGGAATGGGTTCCGTACTTTTTCAGGTAACCAACCCGTTCCGTGAAGGAAAACGAGTTGCCTGCCAGTTCACGGAGTCCGTCCAGTGCAAGAATCTGATCCGACATGTCTCTGCTCCCCGATTTATTGTTGGGTGGATGGCTGCGGCAATCAGGCCTGTTTGCGGCCGAGGATGGACCAGTAGCAGTCCATGTTCAGAAGCTTGAAATGCTTCTTTTCGGTGACCTTCAGGCCCAGGCGCTGCATGTGCTCGGGGTAGTTGTAGATTTTGTGGAAGGCGTTGTTGGCAAACAGCCAGAAGGTAAAGACCGCCATGTACCAGTAAAGCTTCTTGAACATGCGAGCCACCACGTTACCCGTGGGGTAGCAGAAGTCGCCGACCACGACCCGCGCGTCGGCCTTGCCCAGGCGAATCAGGTGTTCCAGTACCCGGACCATCATGTCTTCACCGAACACGTTCAGGAAGAAATTGGCGACGACCATGTCGTACTGCTCGAATTCTTCCACCTTCATGATGTCGCTGTGGATACGACGGATGGTGAGATGAGGGGCTTCCTTTTCCTGGGCCTCCGCGAACTTGCGCAGCATGGTTTCGGACAGATCGACGACGGTTACGTCCGCGCCCAGTTCGGCGGCACGGATGGCATCTCTGCCATGACCAACGCCGGCAAACAGAATGCGGTCGCCGGGTTGCACGGTTTCCACATCCAGCATGGCGGTTTTGCAGCGGTGTATGTTTTTGCCGCTGTAGAGGTTGCTCAGAAAATCGTAAACCGGGCCAATATATTTGTACTTGTCGCGCATGATGACGGCTGCCTGTTATTGTTCCTCTGGATGTCGCCACCGTTTTTGTCGTTGTTGCCCGACTGCCTGTCGGGATTCCGGTGATCAACGCCTAACGATTTCGAGCTTAGAGAACAGGGTGGGGGATTTATGTGCAGCAATACGCATTTCGGGATACAAAAAATAACGCTCTGCAATAGTTTGCAAACCGCTTCAAGGTTTTATATCGGAGTGTAGGACAATCAATAATTGGTTATGAGAACGAGGCGGCCTTGGCGGGTGCCTCGCCCAGGGTTCTGGAAATGTGTGCCGCCGGTCTGGCAGGGCCGTAGAAGAAGCCCTGAACCTGGTGGCAGCCCAGCTTTCGCAGGTATTCGAGCTGTTCGTCGGTTTCTACGCCTTCCGCAACGATCTCCAGTTTGAGCCCGTGGGCCATGGCAACGATGGCGTTCACGATACAGGCGCCGTCGTCGCCGCTGCGGATCGCTTTCACAAAGGACTGGTCGACCTTGAGGGTGTGAATAGGGAGTCGGTGCAGGTAGTTGAGGGAAGAGTAGCCGGTGCCGAAATCGTCGATGGCGATGCGCACGCCCATGGACGCAAGTTCGCGCAACTTCTGGCTGATCTGCTCAAGGTCATTCATGATCACGTTTTCGGTAATCTCGATTTCCAGGTTACTCGCCGGAAACCGGTGGGCCCGTACCCGCTCGATGAGGGTTTCGACAAACCTGGGATGTTCGACCTGGACCGGCGACAGATTCACCGCCAGGCGCAGATCCGGGTGTCCCGCGCGAATCCATCGACCAACATCCTGGCAGGCCTGATCGAGAACCCGTTCACTGAGCTGTCCAATCAGCCGGGTTTCCTCGGCCAGTGGCAGGAAATCCCGGGGGTAGAGCAGTCCGCGCTCAGGATGCTGCCAGCGGACGAGTGCCTCGAGCCCGACAATACGATTGCTGGTGGAGCAGACCTGGGGCTGATAGAACACGCGCAGTTCATCCCGCTCAAGCGCCAGGCGAAGATCCCGCTCCAGATTGAGACGGTTGGCAGAATCGATACTCATGCTCTCGGAAAAGAAACGGTAGCCGTCTTTGCCCCGGGCCTTGACGTGGTACATGGCAATGTCGGCATTCTGGATCAGCTGGTCCATGCTATCGCCAGCTTCGGGGAAGATCGAAATGCCAATACTGACACCCACGAACACTTCGTGGTCGCCGAGCTGGAAGGGCGCCCGAAGCGCCTTGATCAGCTTCTTGGCGATCTGTCTCGCATCCTCGGGGCTGTGGATGGATGGCAGCAGGAGCGTGAACTCATCACCGCCAAAGCGGGACAGGGTGTCACCTTTTCGGAGGCATTTTTCCAGGCGGTGGGTTACAGCCTGCAGCAGGCGGTCGCCCATGGCATGCCCGAGGGTATCGTTCACGACCTTGAACCGGTCCAGGTCCAGGAACATCACGGCCAGTTTCTGGTCGCCACGGCGGGCGTGAGTGATGGCAAGTTCCAGGCGGTCCTTGAACAGGGCCCGGTTGGGAAGTCGCGTCAGCAGATCGTGATAGGCCTGGAAATTGATGAACGCCTCGGCTTCCTTACGTTCGGTGACATCGCGGGCACTACCGTAATAGCGGGCAGTCTGGCCATTTCCTCCGCCATGGGTGGCATGGGAGTGTGGCCAGGTCTGGGGATCGATTGGAAACGCGGTGATCTCGAAATGCCGTGTAGCACGCCGGCTGCCCCGGGTCTTCAGTCGGACTTCCAGGGTCCTCGGATTGTCCGCGGTAATGTTGGGGCCATTCAGGGCGTACAGGCCCCGGGTGACATCCCGGTCGTCCAGAATATGGCGGAAGTGGTGCCCGCACAGTTCGGATGGCTGGTAGCCCAGCAGGCTTTCCACTTTGCTGTTTACAAAACAGAAGTGGCCGTCATCGTCGAGCATGAAGACGATGTCCGGTGAGCTGTTCACGATGTAGCGGTGCAATGCCTCGGATTTTTCCAGGCGCAGTTGAATGTGCTCGTGGGCTTTGAGCAGGGACTGCTTGTTGGTCACGCTGGCAACGGTCGCCAGCAGTTCTTCCGGGTCAAACGGTTTCCGGATGTAGTCCAGCGCACCTCGGCGCAGGGCGCGACTGACGGCGCTGAACGAGCTTTCGCCACTGACCACGATGGCTCCACAGTCCGGCTGCACGTCGGCCAGATGGGCCATGACGTCGAAGCCGTCCACCTCCGGCATTCTGAGGTCAAGCAAGGCCAGGTCAAACGATTGCGAATCAACGAGCTCGCAGGCGCGGTTGCCGCCGTGGGCCTCGGTGACTTCATAGCCGTTCTCACGCAGTAGCGTGGCGAGTGTCTGCAGCAGGCGCGGTTCGTCGTCCACCACCAGAATGCGTGCCGTTAACCCTTTACTGAAATGCTGATCAGTGAGTTCAGGTGCCATCGCTCTATGTCCGTCGTTTCTTCGTCAGTCGGCTTCGTTCTTTTTATGGCTGGCCGCCGGCAGCAAAATCCTGAAGGCTGTACCTTCCTGCCCCGTGCGACAAGCAATGATGCCCTCCATGTCATCAATAAGCTGCTTCACGATACTCAGGCCCAATCCGCTGTGGCCTTCCCCTTTTGTGGTTTTCACCGGCGTAAACAGAGAGCGTCGGATGTCGTCGGGGATTCCTGTCCCGGTATCCGTGATCTCCAGTTCCACCCAGGTCCGGTTGTTCTGCCAGACCGGGGCTGATGTTCGGATTTCAACCTTGCCGCCCGGTTCAGGCAGGCTTTCCGCCGCATTGCGGACAAGATTGATGACAATCTGGCGAATGGGTGCTGCCCCTGTCGCCAGCATTGTCGGCTGTTTGCACATTACCACGCTGAGTTGACGTTTGCTGTCCGTGAACAGGCTGTCTTCCAGAATGCGTGACAGACTTTTCAGTTCGGCATTGAGTTCAATGCCTTCGTCATCCTCGACGGTGCTGGTGGTATGGCTCATCTGGAGCAGGAGGTTGCCGGCTCGATCGAGCTCATCCCGGATAACGTCGAGTTCCTGTTGAACGTCTGCATCATCAAGCCGGTTTCGGAGCTGGTAGATGTACTGGCGGATGATGGTCAGAGGGTTGCTGACTTCGTGGATCTGTCTGCGGACCAGTTCGCGCGCGACCTCTTGTTGGATGTCGTCTTGCTGGCCCCCGGCGTCGGAAATAGCTGGCCGGTCATTGAGGACCACTGACAATTGCCGGGTAAAGAGGGCGGCGAGCTCGGTCGTGGCGGTCGGGTCTTCGTTATCGGTACCCAGGGCAAACACGCCGGGGCAGTCGTTGCCGGTGACCACTGGCACAGCCAGCAGTGAGGGGGTGCGTAGCAGGGACAGGAGTTGGCGATCGAGAACGGTGGCCGAACGGTCCGCCAGGCTGGTTGGCTGACCCGAACGGAAGGCATCGGTAAGAACGCTGCCGCCAGGCTTGGCCGAGATGGCAAGCTCGGGAACGGTCCCGGTGGTACCGGACAGGAGCACAAGATTGTCGTCGCTGTGGCCAAAGCAAAGTGCTGGCAGTCCAGTAACCAGAGTCAGGCTGTTCACGGTTTCCGACAGAATGTCATCCATCGGGCCATGCAGGTTGGCAAGGTCAAGCGACTGATTTGCCATGGCTTGCCGGAGGATCGTCTGTTTCAGTTTTCGGGTGGCGTTGTCACCGTTGTACTCTTCATCCAGCGGGATGCCCAGGGAGGCCGCCATGCCTGAAACTTCATGCGAGATTCGACGATTAATTTCCCTGGTAAGCTCTTCGCTCAGTCCGA
This region includes:
- a CDS encoding HDOD domain-containing protein — translated: MDLAPDLQLPSLPEVTLRALEACHQDESYRTISEIVSVDTALVARILALANSALYRPATRITSVDQALLRLGTRRFHTLVLTAALRQLLFELGGDEWQQLRDFWRHSLTTALTARALATLTRYHEPDEAFMLGMLHNIGELIAIKTPAPDAKQYFVSHQSDIAAELVTAWGLGPMAADAMRYQQALPNELRDAGHLVKLISLATRLALSDAAGIAAAATVFGLSEELTREINRRISHEVSGMAASLGIPLDEEYNGDNATRKLKQTILRQAMANQSLDLANLHGPMDDILSETVNSLTLVTGLPALCFGHSDDNLVLLSGTTGTVPELAISAKPGGSVLTDAFRSGQPTSLADRSATVLDRQLLSLLRTPSLLAVPVVTGNDCPGVFALGTDNEDPTATTELAALFTRQLSVVLNDRPAISDAGGQQDDIQQEVARELVRRQIHEVSNPLTIIRQYIYQLRNRLDDADVQQELDVIRDELDRAGNLLLQMSHTTSTVEDDEGIELNAELKSLSRILEDSLFTDSKRQLSVVMCKQPTMLATGAAPIRQIVINLVRNAAESLPEPGGKVEIRTSAPVWQNNRTWVELEITDTGTGIPDDIRRSLFTPVKTTKGEGHSGLGLSIVKQLIDDMEGIIACRTGQEGTAFRILLPAASHKKNEAD
- a CDS encoding bifunctional diguanylate cyclase/phosphodiesterase; the encoded protein is MAPELTDQHFSKGLTARILVVDDEPRLLQTLATLLRENGYEVTEAHGGNRACELVDSQSFDLALLDLRMPEVDGFDVMAHLADVQPDCGAIVVSGESSFSAVSRALRRGALDYIRKPFDPEELLATVASVTNKQSLLKAHEHIQLRLEKSEALHRYIVNSSPDIVFMLDDDGHFCFVNSKVESLLGYQPSELCGHHFRHILDDRDVTRGLYALNGPNITADNPRTLEVRLKTRGSRRATRHFEITAFPIDPQTWPHSHATHGGGNGQTARYYGSARDVTERKEAEAFINFQAYHDLLTRLPNRALFKDRLELAITHARRGDQKLAVMFLDLDRFKVVNDTLGHAMGDRLLQAVTHRLEKCLRKGDTLSRFGGDEFTLLLPSIHSPEDARQIAKKLIKALRAPFQLGDHEVFVGVSIGISIFPEAGDSMDQLIQNADIAMYHVKARGKDGYRFFSESMSIDSANRLNLERDLRLALERDELRVFYQPQVCSTSNRIVGLEALVRWQHPERGLLYPRDFLPLAEETRLIGQLSERVLDQACQDVGRWIRAGHPDLRLAVNLSPVQVEHPRFVETLIERVRAHRFPASNLEIEITENVIMNDLEQISQKLRELASMGVRIAIDDFGTGYSSLNYLHRLPIHTLKVDQSFVKAIRSGDDGACIVNAIVAMAHGLKLEIVAEGVETDEQLEYLRKLGCHQVQGFFYGPARPAAHISRTLGEAPAKAASFS
- the murI gene encoding glutamate racemase, coding for MKTDSVPRVLVFDSGVGGLSIAASVVRHLPGTELVYLADNAGFPYGDQPESVVIERCCRLTGEALAQYPCDIIIVACNTASTVVLPHLRAITSTPVVGVVPAIKPAAARTRNGRIGLLATPATVRRPYLDNLVDEFAGHCQVERIGHPDLVRWVEESVSGVDVPRRELSEAVAGFHEAGVDTVVLGCTHYPLLLEALRDVLPGVAFWVDSGEAIARRVAFLLGELGKAGDAVPEAVPGESPVRAALFSGPAPEGLAGFMTNLGLRPRTVIAHWPVQAKPVTTVASV
- the nudC gene encoding NAD(+) diphosphatase; amino-acid sequence: MAISNADWTPGWTTTPPQAGDRLLAISGSNILKPDDGWLLSWEAVGHSDAIGEAVSLGSVDGKRVYVTELEDDAGSGLDPVALRDALLMMEEAPAELLSTGFQVWQWWRDHRYCGRCGLETGFHPQERAKWCDPCGIPWYPRLAPCVIVVIRRDDRLLLARSTRARHHFYSLIAGFVEPGESLEGAVAREVKEETGLDITNVRYQSSQPWPFPHQLMVGFFADYAGGDLVLQEDELADADWYLPGDTPPVPPQTTIAGRLIRAMESEISRGGIAL
- a CDS encoding DUF2156 domain-containing protein; amino-acid sequence: MSDQILALDGLRELAGNSFSFTERVGYLKKYGTHSQSFSTLQPGMQYFDVPGVGYLAYMRKWGGTFVLSDPVCAPENFAVILEHFHNRFPNASYIQVSKPVVDFMHLRFGLYGTQFGSESRIDLRKWSLTGKKKQILRTALNQAEKNNITVKERFSDDHTREISEAWIRTRKCKSNEIRFLIRPMEMEYRENERHFYAYEGDRAVGFIYFDPIYRNNEIISYVPNISRANADFRQGIFYTLMAHAMDVFKAEGVPYLDLGLIPLSLDAATEHQESRSLKRLLHLVYEKGNFLYNFKGLEFTKSRFRGDSFKTYCCHKRAIPALEFLAMFKLTRLL
- a CDS encoding class I SAM-dependent methyltransferase; translated protein: MRDKYKYIGPVYDFLSNLYSGKNIHRCKTAMLDVETVQPGDRILFAGVGHGRDAIRAAELGADVTVVDLSETMLRKFAEAQEKEAPHLTIRRIHSDIMKVEEFEQYDMVVANFFLNVFGEDMMVRVLEHLIRLGKADARVVVGDFCYPTGNVVARMFKKLYWYMAVFTFWLFANNAFHKIYNYPEHMQRLGLKVTEKKHFKLLNMDCYWSILGRKQA